Genomic window (Escherichia fergusonii ATCC 35469):
TCGCTCAAGGCGATTCGGGATAGCGACGTGTTCATGACCACCACGTTTATACCGGTGGGTGGGTTGCTGACAACTCACCAGTCCCAGTTCTTTCATGAGCCTGCCGGCAAGCCAGCGTCCCATTCTGAAGCCTCTCAGGGTTGCCATAATGGCGATACTTCTCGCGCCAGCAGAGCCATGGCTAATGTTATGCAGCTCCAGAACCTGACTACGTAATACAGCCCGTTTGCCGTCTGGCTTTTCGGGGCTTTCCACCCAGTATTTGTAGCTGCTGCGATGAACCCCGAACACTTGGCAGAGTGTGACCACAGGATACTGCGCTCTGAGTTTCCCGATTAACGAGAACTGTTCAGGGAGTCTGACATCAAGAGCGCGGTAGCCTTTTTTAATATGTCGTTTTCCATTTCAATGCGTTGTAGCTTTTTCTTCAGCTCTCGTATTTCAATCTGTTCCGGGGTTATAGGGGAGGCTTTAGGTATTTTGCCCTGTCGTTCATCCCGTAACTGCTTTACCCATCGTGTCATGGTAGAAAGCCCCACGTCCATGGCACTGGCCGCAGCTGCAACGGTGTAGTTCTGATCAAGGACCAGTTGAGCGGATTCGCGTTTAAACTCTGCGCTGAAATTTCTTTTTTTCATTGAGGCACCTGTAATGTTCTGAGGTGAGCATATCACCTCTGTTCAGGTGGCCAAATTCAGTAAACCACTACATCTTTTGAGTTGATATATCAACCCTGTGTGTTAGAATGTTGGCATGAAAACACAAAAACTCACAGATGAAGAGCTCCTGGCATGGCGAGGTTTTCGCAGAATGGGGGAAGTCATTTCCTCCATGATTGCCCGGGACATACAAAAAGCGACGGGGCTCTCGGCCCAGGATTTCGCGATCCTCTCACAATTGAGATCCACCCGTAATGGAGTGCGTAAACAGCGTGATATCCAGCAATTTCTCGGCTGGGACAAGAGCAGGCTGTCTCATCAACTCAGTAGAATGGCGAGTCGCGAAGTGATTACCCGTGAAAACAGGCCTGAACAGGGGCTTGTGGTTTGCATCACGGAAGAAGGTATCAAACAGATTATTCAGGCTGAACCCATTCATTCTGCTGCCGTCAGACGTTATTTTCTGGATTTTCTGAATCCAGATGATATGAACGCACTCACAAGCATTGCCGCAAAACTTCGAGAAGGGCTGGAATCTCAAGCGACGTATGATGATTTTCAGTAGCAGTCTGATAAATTTCGTCGGAGATTACGGTGAATAATCAAGACAAATCAAGCGTGCCCAATGGCCTATAAGCAATGTCCGCTGCTGGCACTTAGCGGACCGACTGAAACGTTGCGACGTCTAACAGCAGTAGCGGAAGCCCTGCTGCGCAAGGTTGTAACATTCAACCTGTACGCCACGTCCTTTCAGCCATTGCACATCAGCAGAAAAATCGACCAGAACCTGATCGACATCTGAGCCACATACGCCGGTACTGCAGCACTTTGCCGGGTCAAACACCGTTAACGTTTTCATTCCAAATACATCACATTCGAAAAAACATATATGTTAAGGCAAATTTTTTAGATGCAAACAGCCTTACCGCTACCAGAGCAGTTTGCCGATGCCAGCTTACGGGCGATGGCCTGTACGTCGTCCTGTTGGCTTAACCATGCCTGCTCAATCACCTGAGCAGCCCAGGAAGGAATATGCGGAGATAAGCGGTAGTGAACCCACTTGCCCTGTTTGCGATCCAGCAATAGACCACTTTCCCGGAGCATTGCCAGATGGCGGGAGATCTTAGGCTGAGACTGTTCCAACGCAGTGCAGAGGTCGCACACGCACAGCTCTCCCATCTCCCTGAGCAGCAGCACGATCCCTAGACGGGTTTCATCGGAGAGGTTTTTGAAGAGTTGTAGGGAAGTTAGAGACATCATTCCTCCTGTTCATTTGAAGTCAGGGTACTCTTAAAAAAATAAAATCAATTTACATATTCGTAAAAACGAATATGTTTTATGCGTTTTTAAGAGATGTGTCCCACAAATTACGCGCAAGGGTTTACTTTTCTCTTTAATACCTTGAAATTATTTTATTTTTTTGCTAAATCGTTGGCTTTGGATTTTAAACAGAAAAAGCAATTTGCTGATGTTATCAGGATGGTTACTCATATGTTTTTAAGCAAATTAAAAATAAAAGGCTTTAGATGTTTTAATGATGAATTTAATATTTCATTAAATGAAGGTCTTAGTGTTATTGTAGGTGAAAACGGGGCTGGGAAATCTGCTATTATAAACTCAATAAGGCAATTATTTATTGATTCAGAATCAGAGCGATATAACATAACAGAAAATGATTTTCATAGCCCATTCAGTAATCCTCCAAAAGCAAGTGATTCATTTACAATTAATGCAGAGTTTTCTAATTTAGATGCAAAGGAGATAATTGCCTTACTTCCTTGGACTGGGAATTCAGATGTAGCTAAATTAAATTTACACGTTGAGAATAAAGAAATAAGAGGGAGATATAAAAAATCACTTTGGGGTGGTGATTCGCAAAATTCTCAATTTGATTATGAATTATTAGACCTAATTTATTGTATATATCTCCCTCCATTAAGAGATGCAGAATCAAAACTGACCAATGGTCGGCAGTCAAGATTATCGAAACTTTTAAAAGCTATAAATAGAAAAGATCTTAAAACACTTAAAAAGAGTGGTGGAGTGCATCCTTTAGTAGATAAAGTTAATACCTTCAATGATGAATTATCAAATAGTGATTTATACAGTATTAAAGCTGCAAACCAATTAATAAAAAACCAGCTACAGAATGCTATAGGGCTTAATTTTGGGCAGAACACAGCAATTCAATTTGCAGAAAGTGACTTTACTAGAATTGTAGAAAGTTTACGGCTTATATTTTTCCCTGACTTAACAGAGAATGATACCAAACTTTTTAGAAACTTAGAGCAAAACAGCTTAGGTTATAATAACCTCCTTTATATTGCATCTATATTAGCCGAGCTTACTCTAGGCAACGAACAAGAGTCATCTACTTGTAGAGTGTTATTAATAGAAGAACCCGAAGCTCATTTGCACCCTCAACTTCAAATAAGATTACTTGAGCATTTAAAAAAAGTATCCGAAGACAAAGAAAATAATGTTCAAGTAATTGTCACAACTCATTCGACAACTCTTGCTTCTTCAGTCAGTGTTGATTCTATCATTCACTTATCCAAATCAACTTCCCCAGTAGCAACACGTATAAAAGACTGTGGATTAGCAAAAAAAAGTCAAGAGTTCATTGATAGATGGATGGATGTAACTAAATCCAACTTGCTTTTCGCAAGTGGTGTAATTCTCGTTGAGGGTATAGCCGAGCAAATGCTATTGCCTGTTTTAGCAAAAGAGGCATTAGCTAGTAGAGATGCAGGGAAAAACTCCTTATCAGATTTAGGTGTTTCTGTTATAAACCTTAATGGTATCTATTTTAGACACTTCATGGGAATATATTGTAACTTTGCAATCCCAAGTGAAAAGACAAAGCATGAAGGATTAAACATACCTGTTCGCTGTGCAGGATTAACAGATCTTGACCCTCCAAAAAAGATAAAAGAATGTGTAGAAGAAAATAAGTTCATTGAAAAAATAGTTATCCCCCATGATGATGAAATGTATGATGGTACTAATCATGCTATCAAGCTCGTAGGAGAGATAAATAGTTCTAAATATGCAAGGCTTTATGTAAGTAAATACAAAACACTTGAATACGATCTGGCAATGACAGGGAATAACATTGCTGTTATGTCAACTGTACTTTATGAAATTTGGCCTACAGATGGGGAAATAAAGAAGAAGATAAAAAAAATTATGGATGTAAATGACGATTGGTCGAAAAAAAAATCTAGCGAACGAGCTGTGATTGCAAATGAGTTATTACAATATATCGAGAACAATGAGTTAGGAAAAGGATATTTCGCACAAAGTCTTTCAGATAACATATTAAATAATAGAGTTAAATTTGAAACACCAGAATATATTAAAAATGCTATTCTCTGGGTATGCCAAGATGGAGAGGTATAAAGATGACGCATTTTAACTCTCAACAGATGGATTATATCGAATCCTCTATTGCCTCTAGTATTTATCTTGAGGCGTGTCCTGGTAGTGGAAAAACTGAAGTCATTGCAGCTAAAGTTGCAAAGGAGATAAATAATTGGACACTTAGTCCTAGTGGTATAGCTTTATTATCCTTTTCTAATAGCGCTACAGATGAACTTTTCTCACGGGTTAAAAAGTACTCCCCCGATACGGTCAGTAGATTCCCACACTTCATTGGAACTTTTGATAGTTTTATATTTAAGTTTTTAATTGGTCCTAACGCAAAATGTTTGACTCATTTTGAAGGGGAATGTAATAAAAATACTTTAAGGATTATAGAGTCTGCGTCACCATTATTCATTCAAACAAAATATGCTTACAATAAAAGAGGGAAGATCAAAGCACACCATTATACTTTTGATAGAAGAAATGATTCCATACTGTTCAACTCGGATAGCCCCGAACTTGACAGAATGAGAAACGCCATAAACCTGCAGGAATGGCAAATTAAAGATTTAATAGAAACAAAATATAAGTTATTTAAATCTGGATTAATGACTCACGATGACTCACTATTTCTTGCTGCTGAAATCTTCATTAATGAAAAGTATAAAAATTATGCTTTATTACTCTCTAAAAGATTTCCACTAATTATTATTGATGAGTGCCAAGATTTATCATACGAGCACTTATTTATATTACAGGGGCTTCATGATTTAGGAGTTAAACTTCACTTTGTCGGTGATTTAGAACAATCCATTTATGGTTTCCGTGCTGTAGATCCTAAAGATACAATAAAATTCATTACTGACAATGAATTCGAAAGAATGCCATTAAAAATTAATTATCGGAGCTGTCAGCAAATCATTGATCTTTGTTCAAAATTAACAGCACATGATGGTGTTAATGGCCAATTTAGTTCAATTGAATCTCCCTGTATCGTTTTGCAGTATAATGAAACGCCTCTAGAATTAATCGATAAAATTGGACAGCTATGTTTCGGATACAGTAATAATGTAATCGTAGCTCGTGGGCACTCTATTTTGGAAAAGTTCACATTTAATGGTGTTGAAGATAATATTGTGAAAAACCTTGTTAATGCAATAAATATTTTCTCATTACATGGAACTCAAAATATAAAAAACTCACTGCAGTTATTTTCAACAGTGATACGCGCGAGATCAAATCATCCAATTAGAGAATCTAAGTATAATTGTCCTAATGAGATTGAGTCATCCGTGCAATGGCGAGCATTTCTTTTCTATACATTGGAATACTTCATCGAGAATAAGCTCAACAATTTTGAATTAACATGGAGTAAGTGGTGTAAAAATGCAAATGCAATCCTTATCAATCTTCATCAGCAACCGTTCATAACTGATGAATTAAAACCTATAGTAGAGGAAGTATTTTCCTTATCTATAAAAGCTCCTTCAGGACTTGCAAAAATTAATGTTTCGGAGTTCACTGCAATAGAAAAAGTAAATACTGAAAATTATAAATATGCTACAATTCATAGCGTTAAAGGTGAAACTCATGATGTAACAATTCTATTATCATCGCCTTCAAACTCCGGAAATAATGGTTCACACTGGAAACAGTGGATAAGTAATCAAAAATCAGAATCAACCAGATTTGCCTATGTTGCAAGCTCAAGGCCTAGATATCGATTAGTCTGGGGTGTCAAAAAATTAAAAAATAGTGAAGCTGATACATTAAGAAAACTTGGTTTTACTATTGAATGAAGATATTTTTACCTGCTTCATTCATTGTGAGTTGAAGCAGGTTGCAATTAGTTCTGTCAATTATTAATGATCAAATCTCCATACCACTGCATCATCTCCCTCCGCCCCTCCAGATATTGAGCATGGTTATATGTCCCACGAATTGAGTTCTTATCGACGTGAGCCAGCTGTAACTCAATCCAGGCCGAGTTAAATCCCTGCTCATGCAAAATAGTACTCATCGTGTGGCGGAATCCGTGCCCCGTAACGCGCCCGGCATAGCCGATACGCCTAACCAACACAATCAATGCCATATCACTCATCGATTTCTTAGGATTATTACGCCCAGGGAACAGCAACGCACCTGCACCTGTCATAGGTTTAAGCTGATTAAGTAGGTCAATTGCCTGGCTTGATAACGGAACCAGATGAGGGCGGCGCATTTTCATGCGCTCTGCTGGCACGTTCCAAACCTTCCGCTCAAAATCAAACTCCTGCCACTCCGCTTGCCTCAATTCCCCAGGCCTTACTCCAGTCAAAATAAGTAATTGCATCGCAATCTTAACAAGCACACTACCGGCATAGGTATTCAGAGTCCGAAGAAACTCTGGTAATTCATCCTGGGTTAAAAAAGCATAGTGTTCTTTCTCATGTGGAGTCACGGCGCTGGCTAGATCAGGTGCTGGATTGTACTCGGCTCTGCCAGTCACAACGGCATACTTCCAGACTTCTCCACAACGTTGACGAACCTTACGTACCTTCTCAGTTGCTCCTCGTGCTTCTATCTTTGAAAGAACAGCAAGCAGCTCCATCGGCTTGATATCTTTGATTGGCCGGTGACCGATATAAGGAAATACATCCTTTTCAAAGGTTCTTAGCATCTCTTCGCGGTAGGAGACAGACCAGCGGTCATAGCGACGCTGATACCACTCCCGCGTGATAGCCTCAAACGAGTTTTCTGCGTCCTGTTGACGGCTAAGTTTCTCAATTTTTCGTTCAAGAGAAGGATCATTGCCAACAGCTAATGTTCTTTTAGCATCCTCACGCTTACTTCTGGCTTCAGCTAAAGAAACATCAGGGTAAACGCCAATAGCGAGCAGCTTCTCTTTGCCTAGTGAACGGTATTTGAGACGCCAGTATCTTTTGCCATTGGGATTAACCAGCAGGTAAAGACCACCACCATCAGCGAGTTTGTAGGGCTTATCTTTAGGTTTTGCAGTTTCAACCTGACGAGCAGTCAGCTTCATTGGGGGTACCTCTCAGCAGGGGGTACAATTATACCCCCACTCATACCCCCACATTGAGCTTGACCCTGAGGGAGTACTATTGAGTTCAATAGACTAATAGAATGCTATAACTACTGATTTATCAAGGAAAAGTTGAGTTTGGTAGACTTCAGGGGAGTTGAGTTTGGAGCGGGCGAAGGGAATCGAACCCTCGTATAGAGCTTGGGAAGCTCTCGTTCTACCATTGAACTACGCCCGCTTTGAGATGCGTAAGGCATTATAAGCCTTACGCTCTTGCTGGCAAGTGGCTTTGTACTGACTGCTGTTTATTTCACCGTCAGCATTTCGGTTTACTGCCTTGCGGGGGGAGATAACGCAGCGGATCAATGGCAGTTGCCCGGTAACGGATCTGGAAGTGCAGCCGTACAGAGGCAGCGTCAGTACTGCCCATGGTGGCGATTTTCTGGCCCGCTTTTACCGTCTCCCCATTATTGACCAGAATAGTGTCGTTATGGGCGTAGGCAGTAATGTAATCTTCACTGTGCTTTATCATCACCAGATTACCGTAACCACGCAGTTGGTTACCCGCATACACGACCTTGCCGGCTCCGGCAGCATAAACCGGTGTACCTCGGGCCGCGGCGATGTCGATGCCTTTATTTCCGCCATCCGCCATTGAGTATGGCAAAATCACCTTCCCACTGGCTGGCCACCGCCAACAGCGTTGACCAACAGGTGGCCAGGAAGATTGCGGAACGGAAGAAGATGGTCTGACCGCTGCAGTTTTGCTGGTCGATTTTTTGCCAGATTTACTGGCAGTTTTGCTGCTTTTCGACCCACTGCTCACTTTCAGTTTTTGCCCAACCTCAATAGTATAAGGCGGTGAAATGCCGTTCAGACGAGCGAGTTCTTTTACGCTGGTGCCAGTAGCGCGTGAAATACGATACAACGTATCTCCCCGCTTCACAGTGTAAACGGTACCAGAATAGCTTCCCGAATCGGATGACGGTTTGCTGGAACAGCCCGCCAGCAGTAGCCCCATAGACAACAGCAGCGCAATTCCGAGGCTATTTTTATTCAAGCGTCCTGCGCTCAAAGCGAATCCTCACGATATTTCAAGTCGCTTTATGATAGCAGCCATCCGCAAGATGCCCAATCTCTTGCATCTGACATAACATGTTAATCAAGCACTGACGGATCTGCTTCAATCATCAGTTGCTTCATTTCAGCAAAATGCTGACGGGAAAAATCAACGATCTTCTCCCAGTCACGGGCCGTTTTTTCTGCGACTTCATCCGGCAGGATTTTCAGTGGCTGTCCACAGGACATAGCAGTAACAAATATCTGACAAGCACGCTCAAGCGTCCAGATATCATCAAATGCTTCCCCTACTGAAATACCAGTAACTAACACGCCGTGGTTACCCATCAGCAAGCGCCGTTTTTCTCCCAGTAATCCTGCCAGTCGGGCACCTTCTGCCGTTGTGTCTGCCATTCCACCATATAAGGTATCTATTGCCATACGATTAAAATAACGTGCCGTATTTTGATCGATTGCAGGAATATGCGGTGTCTCCAGACACGCAACGCTGGTGGTATAGACCGGATGAAGATGCAGCACGACACGTGCTGCTGGCAGACGTTGATGAATCTGCCCATGAATCGCCCATGCCGTGGCATCGACATCTTCACGGTGGGCATTAGCTTCATCATCAGCATCTAACAACAGCAAGTCGCTGGCACGAATCCGGGAAAAATGTTTCCACTTAGGATTCAGCAGAAACGTCTTTCCGTCGTCAGAAATTGCCGCGCTGAAATGATTAGCGACAGCTTCGTGCATCCCAAGATGGGCAATTATGCGGAAGGTTACGGCCAGATCGACACGGATCTGCTCTTCAATTGATATTCCCATTCATTTATTCCGCTTTTGGCATCAGAGTGTTGAGATCTTCCGCAGTTGGCGGGGTGAAGTTATATTTCTTCAGCAAAGCGGCATATTCCGGCGTGGCGCTATATTTTTTTAGCCCCTCTTCCAGCGCGTTTTTCACTACGCTGTTGCCTTTTTTGACACCAAAGCCATTAAGCACTGGATATATCAGAGTATCGGAAGAAATAACCACACGATCGCCCAATTTATCGATCACCCCTTTTGCTACCGCCGCATCAGTGATCTGCGCTTCTACAGCTCGGGAAAGTAGCGCCTGAGTCGTCTGCGGATCAGTGGCATATTCACTAAGGACAATGGGTTCAAGTCCGTTTTTTACGCAGTAATCAGCTGAAAGCTTCTGTAGTTGTGCCAACCAGGAAGTCGCTCCCATCGAACCAATTTTGTGTCCGCAAAAGTCTTCCGGTTTTTTTGGTTGATATTCACTACCTTTCAGCACGAGGATTGATTCACCACTTTTCAGGTAAGGCACCATATCAATGACTTTCAGCCGTTCCGCCGTGATATACATTGAAGAGTTGGTGATATCAAAACGCTCGCCCTGCAATCCTGGGATTAAATTCGGGAAGCGAGTGTCAATATTTACCGCGTCACGCCCCATTACCTTCGCCAGTCCGGCAAGAAACTCAATATCAAATCCGGCTGGTTGATTGTTTTCCATATATTCATAGGGATAAAAGGTCATATCTGATCCGGCAATAATCTTCTCCGGCTGTTGGAAAGCATTGGCATTAAAAGATGCCAGCACAACACTGGCATATAACAACGGGACGGTATTAAGTAAGGTATTGAACTTTTTCATAATATCTCCAGAGAACAGATCAATCAGATGTTGGCAAAATCGTTTCCGGCTTGCTGAACGAAAAAGGATGCACCGCGTGGCTTTTGCGGTAAGCGGAACTGGTTATCACTACTACGGATTAATCCACTCTCTTCCCCGGCGACAATTTGCCCGGCATGAATACTTGGCAACGGATTGTCACCAAAAGGCAAAGCGTCTTCGGCGGCGTATACCGCAATAAACAGTGTGCGCGGCATATCAGTTTCATTAGGACTGGAGGCATGTAACAGACGGGTATGCATAAAACATACTGATCCGGGTGGGCCATAACAGGCCGTTGGTTGTTGGCAATGGGCGTGTTCTATCTGTTGCTCTACCGCTCCGGTAAAACGTTCGTTCTGCCAGTGAGAATATAGTGGCCCCTGATGACTTCCAGGCACCACATTCAGCGGCCCATTTTCTGGTGTCACTTCACTTACCATTAACAGCGCGGTAATGATGTCGTCATTACTGTGCGGGGTGAAAAGAAAATCCTGATGCCATTTCACCTTCGTGGCGGTGTGCGGCAATTTAGAATTAATTTTGCTGTGATGAAAACGCGTACCGCTGCCGCCAATCAATTGCCCGGCGATGGTCGCCATTCTGGAATGCAAAGCAGCATGTTGATAAACAGAAGAAATCTCAGTAGGCGATGTTACACGCCGTAATGAGGGATGTGCCGCTGAGTGATCATCTTCGAGATCAAACCGCGGACGGCCATCCAGCGTTTCTCCCCATGGTTGTTGGTGCTGGCGGCTTTGTTCTACCCAACCATCAAAGTCAACCTGCAATGCTGTAATCTCTTCTGTCGTAAGAACATCTTCGACGACCAGAAATCCCTGTTGGTGAAACTGCTCAATTTGCCATTGTGCGATCATGATTTTTCCTTTCAGTCAGAGGGTTAAGCCAGAGAGACATCTTTCAGGAAGGCATCAACACGCGGATGATGCCCTTCACGCATTGCTTGCGGCGTGTCGTCACACACCACACGTCCTTTTTCCATAAAGACAATTCGGTCTGAAACTTTGAAGGCAAAATTCATCTCATGGGTCACGATCACCATGGTGATACCTTCTTGCGCCAGTGATTCAATTACCTGCAGCACTTCATTCACCTTCTCAGGATCAAGGGCTGAAGTGGGTTCATCGAACAACATGATTTGCGGTCGCATCATTAACGCCCGGGCGATCGCCACGCGTTGTTGCTGCCCACCAGAAAGCTGATGCGGATACTTCCAGGCGTGGTCCAACATGCCGACCTTATGCAACAACTCACAGGCTTGTTGTTTGAGTTCTACTTCACTTGCCAGCCGGTGGTATCGCGGAGCCAGTAGCAAATTGCCAAGTACAGTAAGGTGAGGAAACAGATTGAAACTCTGAAAGACCATGCCAATATTCATGCGATGTTGAGCATTTTCAGTAAAACGTGGTTTTTGCTGCCCCTGACGATTGAGATGAATAAATGGCTGACCATTGATTTTAATTTCGCCATTGTCGATCTGCTCAAGCCCATTGAGCAGGCGAATCAGTGTGGTTTTACCGGAACCGGATGGTCCGATGACTGATACCACCTCCCCCGGTTGAATCCTCAGGCTAACGGCCCCCAACACTTCGACATTGTTATATGCTTTGTGCAGTCTGGATGCCTGCAATGCAGGTGCCGCCTGGTCTGAAAAATGGCGTGCTGTCGTTGGTTGCCCGGCAACTGCCAGCTGGCGCATTTCGGCATCTACCGGACGAGAAGTATTGCGCTGAGTCACATCAAGATATTTCTCCAGACGTTTCAGTAGGAAATCAAATACCGTCACGATAAATACGTAATAGAACGCCACGGCAGCCATGGTTTCCATAACAAGAAAGTTTTGCGAATAGAGACGCTGTCCGACCATTAAAATCTCGGTGAGCGAAATCACTGAAACTAAAGAACTGAGTTTCACAATGGCGATATATTCATTTGCCAGTGCGGGTAGCGCGACGCGTAATGCCTGAGGGATAACCACCCGCCACTGTGTTCCGGCGTAGCGCATACCCAGCGCTCTGGCAGCTTCACTTTGCCCTTTTGGAATAGACAACAATCCCCCACGATGAATTTCCGCAATATATGCTGCCTCGCAAAGTACCATAGCAATTAATCCGGCGCGGAAAGGATCATTTAATATCGATGCCAGAGAGGGCATTGCCTGCGGTAAGTTATATACAAAAATCAGCAATACCAGTAACGGAATACTGCGAAATAACCAAATATAGATTCGTGCCGGCGTATTGAATAACTTACGTGGCGATTGCTTTGCCAGTGCAAGAATAAAGCCCAGCACAATGCTGAAAAACCAGGTCAGCAAACTTAATTTAATGACAGTCCAGGTGGCCTGCCAGAAATCATGATTACTGAGTAGACTTAACATATAGTTCCAGTCAAACGTCATGGGCTATTCCACTCATCATAATTAACGGAAGTCGGGGCTTACTTGTTATTGCAAACCAGTGAACCCTCGTTCGTCTTGCCGTGATACTATGCTTATAATTTTCTTGTGCTGGCAATTAGAAAATTTCTGGCCTTTAGGATTAAAAAAACTATACAACTTCGCAAACATAAAAAATCATGTTTAACACTTCTCAAATGAACAAAAATGAATTTGCACAACATTGGGGCAAATAAAATTCCACA
Coding sequences:
- a CDS encoding transporter substrate-binding domain-containing protein produces the protein MKKFNTLLNTVPLLYASVVLASFNANAFQQPEKIIAGSDMTFYPYEYMENNQPAGFDIEFLAGLAKVMGRDAVNIDTRFPNLIPGLQGERFDITNSSMYITAERLKVIDMVPYLKSGESILVLKGSEYQPKKPEDFCGHKIGSMGATSWLAQLQKLSADYCVKNGLEPIVLSEYATDPQTTQALLSRAVEAQITDAAVAKGVIDKLGDRVVISSDTLIYPVLNGFGVKKGNSVVKNALEEGLKKYSATPEYAALLKKYNFTPPTAEDLNTLMPKAE
- a CDS encoding phytanoyl-CoA dioxygenase family protein, with protein sequence MIAQWQIEQFHQQGFLVVEDVLTTEEITALQVDFDGWVEQSRQHQQPWGETLDGRPRFDLEDDHSAAHPSLRRVTSPTEISSVYQHAALHSRMATIAGQLIGGSGTRFHHSKINSKLPHTATKVKWHQDFLFTPHSNDDIITALLMVSEVTPENGPLNVVPGSHQGPLYSHWQNERFTGAVEQQIEHAHCQQPTACYGPPGSVCFMHTRLLHASSPNETDMPRTLFIAVYAAEDALPFGDNPLPSIHAGQIVAGEESGLIRSSDNQFRLPQKPRGASFFVQQAGNDFANI
- a CDS encoding amino acid ABC transporter permease/ATP-binding protein, yielding MTFDWNYMLSLLSNHDFWQATWTVIKLSLLTWFFSIVLGFILALAKQSPRKLFNTPARIYIWLFRSIPLLVLLIFVYNLPQAMPSLASILNDPFRAGLIAMVLCEAAYIAEIHRGGLLSIPKGQSEAARALGMRYAGTQWRVVIPQALRVALPALANEYIAIVKLSSLVSVISLTEILMVGQRLYSQNFLVMETMAAVAFYYVFIVTVFDFLLKRLEKYLDVTQRNTSRPVDAEMRQLAVAGQPTTARHFSDQAAPALQASRLHKAYNNVEVLGAVSLRIQPGEVVSVIGPSGSGKTTLIRLLNGLEQIDNGEIKINGQPFIHLNRQGQQKPRFTENAQHRMNIGMVFQSFNLFPHLTVLGNLLLAPRYHRLASEVELKQQACELLHKVGMLDHAWKYPHQLSGGQQQRVAIARALMMRPQIMLFDEPTSALDPEKVNEVLQVIESLAQEGITMVIVTHEMNFAFKVSDRIVFMEKGRVVCDDTPQAMREGHHPRVDAFLKDVSLA